The nucleotide window CACCCTGTTGCAGCAGAAGATTTAGAAATAAAATCTCCAGACTATTTTTTTGATAAAATAGATGCTATTGTCGTACCTGGAGGCTTTGGTTTAAGAGGAGTAGAAGGAATGATTGAAGCAGCCAAATATGCCAGAGAAAATGATATTCCTTATTTTGGATTGTCTCTTGGTATGCAAGTTGCTGCAATAGAATTTGCACGCAATGTTTTAGGATTAAAAGATGCAAATAGTGTTGAAATGGCAGAAGAAACAAAAAATGCAATTATATGTTCAAAGGGAGAAAATAATAATATAGAAAATTTAACTGAAACTTCGCGCTTAGGATCGTTTCCATGTAAACTGATAGCAGGCTCAAAATCGTCAGAAATATATGGAAAAGAAATGGTAAGCGAACGTCATCGTCATCGTTTTGAATTTAATAATGAGTATATAGATTTATTTGAAAAAAATGGTATGAAAGTTGCAGGAGTCTGTCCAGATGGGAATCACGTGGAAATAATAGAGAATACAAATAATACTTGGATAATAGGTGTTCAGTTCCATCCTGAATTTTTGTCCAGACCGGTAAGACCACATCCATTATTTATTGATTTTATTTCCGCAGCAATAAGAAAAAAAATAAAAAAGTTTTAAAGGAGGTCACGTAATGAAAAAATATATTTTACTTTTAGCTATTGCATTCATTTTGCTTTCGTCCCCAATATTAAAACCAGTTTTTGCTGAAGAATCTGTTGATAACTTGGATAAAGTGGTTTTTCAAACTCTTGAAAGAATAGAGACAATCGTATATGGAGGGCCGCAGACAGGAGGTCTTCTTCCAAGATTAAGTAGAGCGGAAAAGGATATTTTTGGCCGTGAACTACCAGGGAGCTTGACAGAAAGGCAAACTGCGATAATAGAGTTCCTCGAAAAAGAAACAGCAACCCAACCTTCTTTGCTCTTTAAACTAGCTGTAGCAGAATGGGCTGTTTTAAGAAAGACATACCCAATCTGGCCTCTTTCTAGAAGAGTCGAACAATTGGAATCGATTACGGATGGGCTTAAAGGCGATGGAGCATTGTCTGGTCGATTAGAAAAACTTATTACGAAAATTCTACCAGAAGGGGTTTTAGCTAATACAATAACTCTTCCAGCAGCTACCATAGTCAAAGCATCTTTAACAAAGACACTTTCTGTAAAAAATATAAAACTGGACGATAAACTTGTCCTTAACTTACTTGAAGACATTTTGTTTGATGGGAACCTAGTTGCACCCAAAGGAAGTAGAGTGTTAGCACATATATCAAAACGCAAACCACCAAGAAGCTTTGGTAGAGGTTCTGAGATAGAAATAGAGTTTGATTATCTCGAATCCATAGGTCCCGCTAATATAGCATTAGTGTTAGGAGATTCAGCAAAACAAGCTATGGAAGCAGATGCTGCTATGTATGGGGCTGCGGGCGCAAGTATAGCCGGAGCAGCGATACTTGGTCCGTTAGGTTTAGTTGGTGGTTTTTTGATAAGAGGTTCAGATAATCAAGTTAAAGAAGGAACTGTTTTTTATATAGAGACAGAGTCAGAAGTTAACGTGAATGCATATAAAATACCTGGGCAAATCTCTTCTATCACAACATCTGGAGATGTTGTGGCACCGCAAGGGAACATTCCCTCTAATTCTTAGCTGTAACAGCATTATTTAAGATGAACTTTATCAATAAAAATACAAAGAAACATCTCATAAGCATCGTGTTCCTTATTGTCACGGTGCTTGTTGTATATTTATGGAAAGACCTACATCTTAATGATGCCGATAAAATTGTCCTACCCGATATTGTAGTTGAGAATATAGATGTAATTAGGGAAATTAATGGACAATATTGGAGATTAAGGTCCCCCCAAGTAGAACATAAGGATAATGTTATATATGCAAAATCACTTGATATAGAGACTATCAATGATGACAATTCAGACATTAAAATAAAAGCTGAAAGTGGCATTTTTCTAAGAGAATCTAATAATTTTAATTTAACAAACGC belongs to Synergistaceae bacterium and includes:
- a CDS encoding LPS export ABC transporter periplasmic protein LptC, encoding MNFINKNTKKHLISIVFLIVTVLVVYLWKDLHLNDADKIVLPDIVVENIDVIREINGQYWRLRSPQVEHKDNVIYAKSLDIETINDDNSDIKIKAESGIFLRESNNFNLTNAIGTMSKKTDKGYNLISGKVYYESKTEIWNFSEDVTLSDDKTQINGPTGVYDTKNGDIFLPNGGIIKWRD